A section of the Ciona intestinalis chromosome 4, KH, whole genome shotgun sequence genome encodes:
- the LOC100183262 gene encoding uncharacterized protein LOC100183262 — MELRHGHGEVGSDFNRHDLNLTSTGRGHYYSKGYYFPPSNFQRTINDELPPPLTAQDKVTPNDQVINHYDTTTGTTHNFKHIGGVLAHPSYKKSPGSWKVHYVKDNVEKLKVREWRRPLTMGFQSSEMKAKYTGDRGLSLDTNFKAGPQPFNLSQHHKSGPSQKVIASTQNKAMSAKPFFIRDKGTLSLNDMYFSSAQKAYRSFKREELLDYPKKDAPTYWECEEYPKAWGHGSKLNPLPKDSVPRERPPLRDPTWFPSASKIPRLPKPMVPVPHQGLNTLVAESYKKPSDVKVKEIFSCPVNTPWVIAKPGSKEIMSVPKMYKTEYMTYGGQRPVTVT; from the exons atggagCTGCGCCACGGTCACGGAGAAGTGGGATCCGATTTTAATCGACATGACTTAAATCTTACCAGCACGGGAAGAGGACATTATTATTCAAAGGGTTATTACTTTCCACCGTCCAATTTTCAA AGAACAATCAATGATGAGTTGCCTCCCCCACTCACAGCACAGGACAAAGTAACCCCCAATGACCAAGTTATAAACCACTATGATACTACCACAGGTACCACACACAACTTTAAACATATAGGGGGTGTGTTGGCCCACCCAAGCTACAAGAAATCACCAGGTTCATGGAAAGTTCATTACGTCAAAGACAATGTGGAGAAG TTGAAAGTTAGAGAATGGAGGCGACCGCTTACCATGGGGTTTCAATCTTCAGAAATGAAAGCAAAATACACTGGAGACCGTGGTTTATCTCTTGACACCAATTTCAAAGCTGGACCTCAACCTTTTAACTTGTCCCAACACCATAAAAGTGGTCCTTCCCAGAAAGTGATAGCAAGCACACAAAACAAAGCCATGTCTGCAAAACCTTTCTTTATTCGTGATAAAGGAACACTCAGTTTGAATGATATGTATTTCAGCTCCGCGCAGAAAGCATACCGGTCATTTAAGAG AGAGGAACTGTTGGATTACCCAAAAAAAGACGCCCCAACATACTGGGAGTGTGAGGAATACCCCAAAGCTTGGGGACATGGGTCAAAATTAAACCCCCTACCCAAAGATTCAGTTCCACGAGAGCGCCCACCACTGCGAGACCCAACCTGGTTCCCATCAGCTTCAAAAATTCCACGACTTCCCAAACCAATGGTTCCAGTGCCACACCAAG GTTTAAACACATTGGTGGCAGAATCATACAAGAAACCATCTGATGTTAAAGTCAAAGAAATTTTCTCATGTCCAGTAAACACGCCATGGGTGATTGCAAAACCAGGTTCGAAAGAGATTATGTCCGTCCCGAAAATGTACAAGACAGAGTACATGACGTATGGGGGACAGCGGCCGGTAACTGTCACGTAA